A segment of the Collimonas fungivorans genome:
AAGGATGAAGGTGTCTATGCCTAATGCCGCATATTCCTGCATCCGTTCCGCCACGGTTTCCGCATCGCCCACCAGCGCAGTGCCGGCGCCGCCGCGCACCAGGCCGACGCCGGCCCACAGGTTGGGCGACACTTCCAGCTTGTCGCGGCGGCCGCCATGCAGGGCCGCCATGCGCCGTTGTCCTTCCGAATCCATTTTGGAGAATGCAGCCTGGGCCCGGGCAATCACATCGTCGTCGACATGGCTGATCAGTTCCTCGGCTGCCGCCCACGCCGCCTGGCTGGTCTCGCGCACGATCACGTGCAAGCGGATTCCGAAACGTACGGTGCGGCCATGCTTGGCGGCGCGCGCGCGGATGTCGGCAATCTTTTCGGCGACTGCGGCCGGCGGTTCGCCCCAGGTCAGGTAAACATCGACCTGCTCCGCCGCCAGCTCGTGCGCCGGTTCCGAAGAGCCGCCGAAATATAAAGGCGGATACGGTTTCTGCACCGGCGGATACAAAGTCTTCGCGCCCTTGACCTTGATGTGCTTGCCGATGAAGTTATAACCGGCCTCGCCGCCTTCGCCCGACAAGGCACCGCGCCATACTTTCAGGAACTCGGAGGAAATTTCATAACGTTCGGCATGGTCGGCGGACAAGCCGTCCGCTTCCAGCTCGGCCTGGTCGCCGCCGGTCACCACATTGATCAGCAGGCGGCCATTCGACAGCCGGTCAAAGGTTGACGCCATGCGGATCGCCAGGCCAGGCGTGCTCAGGCCGGGACGGATCGCCACCAGGAATTTGAGGCGCTGGGTGAAGCCTAGCAAACTGGATGCAACCACCCAGGCATCTTCGCAAGAGCGCCCGGTAGGCAGCAGCACGCCGTCGTAACCGAGGGTGTCGGCGGCCACCGCGATCTGCTTCATGTAATCGAAGTTGACCGGGCGCGCGCCCTGCGAGGTGCCGAGGTAACGGCTGTCGCCGTGGGTGGGAATAAACCAGAAAACGTTCATGACTGCTTCCGTATATAAATGTGTTTTATTGCTGCGCCAATGGCGCGCTCTTGGGATGCCAGACAATATCGGCCACCTTGACCGCGCGCGGAATCAGGCCGAGTTCCTTGAAACTGTCGGCGACGCGCTGCTGGTCGGCCACCAGCGCCGGGCTGAGCACCGCAGTCGGCGACGGATTGGGACGGCGGCTCAGGAACAGGTGCACCGTCGCCAGGTTCAAGCCGCTCACATCGGCAATCAGCTGTGCTACTTCCTTGCGGTTTTGCTGCACGTAGCGGTCGGCCTTGGTCAGTTCATCCAGCAGGTTCAATACCGTGCCCGGATAATTTTCGGCAAACCCGCGCGCCGCCAGGTAGAACGAATTATTGTTCGACAGGCCGCTGCCGGTGCTCAGGACGCGCGGCTTGAAACTCAGTTCGGCGGCGCCGTAATACGGATCCCAGATCGCCCAGGCGTCGACGCTGCCGCGTTCAAATGCTGCGCGCGCATCGGCCGGCGCCAGGTAGACCGGCTGGATGTCGGTCCAGGCCAGGCCGGCTTTCTTGACCGCCCGCACTAGCAGGAATTGCGCACTGGAGCCCTTTTGCAAGGCGATCCGCTTACCCTTCAGGTCGGCCAGCGTCCTGATGTCCGAAGCGGGTTGCACCAGCAGCGCGGAGCTCTCAGGTTTCGGCGGCTCGGCGCCGACGTACAGCAGATCCTTGTTGGCC
Coding sequences within it:
- the ssuD gene encoding FMNH2-dependent alkanesulfonate monooxygenase, whose translation is MNVFWFIPTHGDSRYLGTSQGARPVNFDYMKQIAVAADTLGYDGVLLPTGRSCEDAWVVASSLLGFTQRLKFLVAIRPGLSTPGLAIRMASTFDRLSNGRLLINVVTGGDQAELEADGLSADHAERYEISSEFLKVWRGALSGEGGEAGYNFIGKHIKVKGAKTLYPPVQKPYPPLYFGGSSEPAHELAAEQVDVYLTWGEPPAAVAEKIADIRARAAKHGRTVRFGIRLHVIVRETSQAAWAAAEELISHVDDDVIARAQAAFSKMDSEGQRRMAALHGGRRDKLEVSPNLWAGVGLVRGGAGTALVGDAETVAERMQEYAALGIDTFILSGYPHLEESYRFAELVFPLLGKGRAASGEQALTGPFGEVIANGLLPKASQS
- a CDS encoding sulfonate ABC transporter substrate-binding protein, producing MSISLFRRRSLQKIRRAMALPLLAALLSASPLSQAQPAAREPEQIRIGFQKSAVNLVVLKQRSTLEQRFKNSKIVWLEFPAGPQLLEALSAGSLDFGLTGDGPPVFAQAANKDLLYVGAEPPKPESSALLVQPASDIRTLADLKGKRIALQKGSSAQFLLVRAVKKAGLAWTDIQPVYLAPADARAAFERGSVDAWAIWDPYYGAAELSFKPRVLSTGSGLSNNNSFYLAARGFAENYPGTVLNLLDELTKADRYVQQNRKEVAQLIADVSGLNLATVHLFLSRRPNPSPTAVLSPALVADQQRVADSFKELGLIPRAVKVADIVWHPKSAPLAQQ